DNA sequence from the Rattus rattus isolate New Zealand chromosome 2, Rrattus_CSIRO_v1, whole genome shotgun sequence genome:
CTGTTCTATCCAGTGAAAAACATCCTGTTCTCCTCCTCAACCCCTTTCAGCTTTTTGGGAAGAAAGAAGTGACTGCCATATCCCATACTCTGATATACACATGACCTGGCCTGGGTATGGCAACTTTTAACCACACGGGAACCAGCCATTCTGCATTCATTTTGTTGGGCATCCCTggcctggaagagcagcacttgtggatctctctccccttcttcattTCCTACCTGGTGGCACTCTGTGGAAACAGCATTCTTATCCTTGTAATCCTCACTGAACACAGTCTCCACGAGCCCATGTACCTCTTCCTCTGCATGCTGGCTGCAGCTGACCTCATCCTGTCTACTACCACTGTGCCCAAGGCTCTGGCTATATTTTGGTTTCATGCTGGAGCGATTTCCCTTGATGGCTGTGTCACTCAAATCTTCTTCATCCATGCTACCTTCATTGCTGAATCGGGGATTTTGCTGGCCATGGCATTTGACCGCTACGTGGCCATCTGTGACCCACTGCACTACAGCACAGTGCTCAGTCATATGGTAATTGTTAGGATCGGCTTGGCTGTGGTCTTGAGAAGTTTCTGTATGATCCTCCCAGATGTGTTCCTGGTGAAACGCCTGCCTTTCTGCCACAGTAATGTGTTGCCACACACCTACTGTGAACACATGGCCGTTGCCAGGTTTGCCTGTGCTGATATTCGCGTCAATGTTTGGT
Encoded proteins:
- the LOC116891804 gene encoding olfactory receptor 52B4-like; its protein translation is MATFNHTGTSHSAFILLGIPGLEEQHLWISLPFFISYLVALCGNSILILVILTEHSLHEPMYLFLCMLAAADLILSTTTVPKALAIFWFHAGAISLDGCVTQIFFIHATFIAESGILLAMAFDRYVAICDPLHYSTVLSHMVIVRIGLAVVLRSFCMILPDVFLVKRLPFCHSNVLPHTYCEHMAVARFACADIRVNVWYGLSVLLSTVVLDALLILVSYGLILHTVFRLPSGGARQKALGTCGSHLGVISMFYLPGIFTIITQRFGHHVPLHTHILLANVCMLAPPMLNPIIYGIKTRQIRERVLNSLSSQWKLC